From a single Prosthecobacter algae genomic region:
- a CDS encoding PmoA family protein translates to MKFTPLLSAILLGTFSFSASAATFTVEKTATGGAVVKIDGEFFTEYVVDQANKPYLWPIIGPGGQTMTRAYPMKTVEGEQHDHPHHRGLCFGHENIGGYDTWAERATFGDKPNAKTEERVKHLGAIKHRELKDIQAGETAAFTTVADYVDASGKKTLEEVRRHTFKVVNGTRLIDVDIDLIATEGDTLVDDKKDSGLSIRVPTNMAVEKEKKERGTGKIINSEGQTDADAWAKRATWCDYHGIVDGKHVGVAMLNHPKSFRHPTPWHVRTYGLFTANPFGLQSLDPKSESGAMTLKKGEKLTLRHRFIFHLGDEKAAKIAEAYADYAKEP, encoded by the coding sequence ATGAAGTTCACGCCCCTGCTCTCAGCCATCCTTCTTGGCACCTTTTCATTCAGCGCCTCAGCCGCCACCTTCACGGTGGAAAAAACCGCCACCGGTGGTGCCGTGGTCAAAATTGACGGTGAATTTTTCACCGAATACGTCGTGGATCAGGCCAACAAACCCTACCTCTGGCCCATCATCGGCCCAGGCGGTCAGACGATGACCCGCGCCTACCCCATGAAGACCGTGGAAGGCGAGCAGCATGACCACCCTCACCATCGCGGCCTCTGCTTCGGCCATGAAAACATCGGCGGTTACGATACTTGGGCCGAGCGCGCCACCTTTGGCGACAAACCCAATGCCAAGACCGAGGAGCGCGTGAAGCACCTGGGGGCCATCAAGCACCGCGAACTCAAAGACATCCAGGCTGGCGAAACCGCCGCCTTCACCACTGTGGCCGACTACGTGGACGCCTCCGGCAAAAAGACCCTCGAAGAAGTCCGCCGCCACACCTTCAAAGTCGTCAACGGCACCCGCCTGATTGACGTGGACATCGACCTCATCGCCACCGAAGGCGACACCCTGGTGGACGACAAAAAAGACTCCGGCCTCAGCATCCGCGTGCCAACCAACATGGCCGTGGAAAAGGAAAAGAAAGAGCGCGGCACCGGCAAGATCATCAACAGCGAAGGCCAGACCGATGCAGACGCCTGGGCCAAGCGTGCCACTTGGTGTGACTACCACGGCATCGTGGATGGTAAGCACGTCGGCGTCGCCATGCTAAACCACCCGAAGAGCTTCCGCCACCCCACCCCATGGCACGTGCGCACCTACGGCCTCTTCACCGCCAACCCCTTCGGCCTTCAGTCCCTGGATCCGAAGTCTGAGAGTGGTGCCATGACCCTGAAAAAAGGCGAGAAGCTCACCCTCCGCCACCGCTTCATCTTCCACCTGGGCGATGAGAAGGCGGCCAAGATTGCCGAAGCCTACGCCGATTACGCCAAGGAGCCCTGA
- a CDS encoding polysaccharide biosynthesis tyrosine autokinase: protein MNNPPPNLLDANLALPGQNPSTNLNRIHETSAKFQRYRLLLARRWWFLLLTASIGVCIAALQIMNKPVNYTSLAKLVAGGRMVAQGDLNWQETMQDFYGTITETLESADLKKRTLTRVQALHPDLKDSEVEIKVSQTRGSAIFNVFAIGAEQKYTQIFLEALLDEFVSFRQQIREQGLERALNTFTETVVKKSKELEDRGEKLEAFRKANNIVTLTNGNNEAAAFLISLKIKKKSLETELNDITLALADVDQAMINRERSLTTAPQGSPAAPAPTDKPAPNVETTNNSLGLTSVERDYLETRKSILRLENERLKLLKSFKGQHPMVVDVDEKIESEKALLANFQEEIIKELRGQQADLERRVRGMEQQIVAQEKEAIELGSKLAQHERLEEEFKATKLAHDRMFERVQEFQQLQNVQTDYVAVQEHASLALKTDAQWLTPLSIGLVLGLAAGVIILLIFDHLDDRMNSFSEFQSIFPGEAVLGQVPDQRQRGDVQLLQPNDQRHLYAEAFRNIRSSILFKNWQGKMPKTILITSAVPNEGKTTVTSNLAVTLALGGARVLLADCDLRRGGVSELFKLPVSPGLTEVLRGSLHWRDAVQETSTRNLHLLARGEVFDQTSEMLLSKKAEEVLHEMGAEYDYVVFDSAPVLVADDTGSFAPKVDTVLFVVRMSSTMARLSGKALDSLYERQVNVGGVILNRASTSLKEYTYYNYASYYYTPAARKDAPPAPAKV from the coding sequence GTGAATAATCCTCCTCCGAACCTTCTGGATGCCAACTTGGCTCTGCCTGGGCAGAACCCGTCCACCAACCTGAACCGGATTCATGAGACTTCGGCCAAGTTTCAGCGCTACCGCCTGTTGCTGGCCCGCCGCTGGTGGTTTCTTTTGCTGACTGCAAGCATCGGGGTTTGCATTGCTGCCTTGCAGATCATGAACAAGCCGGTGAACTACACCTCGCTGGCCAAACTGGTGGCTGGTGGCCGCATGGTGGCACAGGGGGACCTGAACTGGCAGGAGACCATGCAGGACTTTTACGGGACGATCACCGAGACCCTGGAAAGTGCCGATCTGAAGAAGCGCACCCTTACCCGCGTGCAGGCCCTGCACCCGGATCTCAAGGACTCCGAGGTGGAAATCAAGGTCAGCCAGACCCGTGGTTCGGCCATTTTTAACGTCTTTGCCATCGGTGCAGAACAGAAGTACACGCAGATTTTCCTCGAAGCTCTGCTGGATGAGTTTGTCTCTTTCCGCCAGCAGATCCGCGAACAGGGATTGGAGCGCGCCCTGAACACCTTCACCGAGACGGTGGTTAAAAAGAGCAAGGAACTCGAAGATCGTGGGGAGAAGCTGGAGGCCTTCCGCAAAGCAAACAACATCGTGACCCTGACGAATGGCAACAACGAAGCGGCGGCCTTCCTCATCAGCCTCAAAATTAAAAAGAAGTCTCTTGAGACGGAACTGAACGATATCACCCTGGCCCTGGCAGATGTGGATCAGGCGATGATCAACCGTGAGCGTTCTCTCACCACTGCTCCCCAAGGCAGCCCTGCGGCCCCAGCTCCCACAGATAAACCGGCACCGAATGTTGAGACCACCAACAACAGTCTCGGACTCACTTCCGTCGAGCGGGATTACCTGGAAACCCGCAAGAGCATCCTACGATTGGAAAATGAGCGGCTGAAACTTCTCAAGTCCTTCAAGGGACAGCACCCGATGGTGGTGGATGTGGATGAAAAAATCGAGTCTGAGAAAGCTCTCCTCGCCAATTTCCAGGAGGAGATCATCAAGGAGCTTCGCGGCCAGCAGGCCGACTTAGAGCGCCGTGTGCGCGGTATGGAGCAGCAGATTGTGGCCCAGGAAAAGGAGGCCATTGAGCTGGGGTCCAAGTTGGCCCAGCACGAACGCCTTGAGGAAGAGTTTAAGGCGACCAAGCTGGCCCACGACCGCATGTTTGAGCGTGTGCAGGAATTCCAGCAGTTGCAGAACGTTCAGACCGACTACGTGGCGGTGCAGGAGCATGCTTCGTTGGCCCTGAAGACTGATGCTCAATGGCTGACACCTCTCAGCATTGGCCTTGTTTTAGGTTTGGCTGCGGGCGTCATCATCCTCCTGATTTTTGATCATCTGGATGACCGGATGAACTCCTTCAGTGAGTTCCAGTCCATTTTCCCTGGGGAGGCCGTTCTGGGTCAGGTTCCCGATCAGCGCCAGCGTGGCGACGTGCAATTGCTGCAGCCCAATGATCAGCGCCATCTCTACGCAGAGGCATTCCGCAACATTCGTTCGTCCATTCTATTCAAAAACTGGCAGGGTAAAATGCCCAAGACGATCTTGATTACCAGTGCGGTTCCGAACGAAGGTAAAACGACGGTCACTTCGAATCTCGCTGTGACGCTCGCCCTTGGCGGTGCCCGCGTCTTGCTGGCAGACTGCGACTTGCGCCGTGGCGGTGTCAGCGAATTGTTCAAGCTCCCTGTCAGCCCAGGTCTGACCGAGGTTCTGCGCGGCAGCCTGCATTGGCGTGATGCCGTTCAGGAAACCTCCACCCGCAATCTGCACTTACTGGCCCGTGGTGAAGTGTTCGACCAGACTTCCGAGATGCTGCTTTCCAAAAAAGCCGAGGAAGTGCTGCATGAGATGGGGGCTGAATACGATTACGTCGTCTTCGACAGTGCTCCTGTTCTCGTGGCGGACGACACGGGCAGCTTTGCCCCGAAAGTGGATACGGTCCTCTTTGTAGTCCGCATGTCCTCCACCATGGCCCGACTCAGCGGTAAGGCGCTCGATTCCTTGTATGAGCGTCAGGTCAATGTCGGCGGCGTGATCCTCAACCGGGCTTCCACCAGCCTCAAAGAGTACACGTATTACAATTACGCCAGCTACTACTACACCCCTGCTGCTCGCAAGGACGCACCGCCTGCACCCGCCAAAGTCTGA
- a CDS encoding PSD1 and planctomycete cytochrome C domain-containing protein has product MKSRLLLFLALATATQAAPGGNLRYNRDIRPILSDYCFACHGPDKNHREADLRLDVREAAIEMKAILPGKPEESSILERIHSHDEDDVMPPPESKKTLTEAQKTLLAEWIRQGAEYEPHWSYTPLVRPNLPPTKKAQGHANPVDAYIQDTLQKKGISPSPLAAPRTLVRRLSLDLVGLPPTPEEAAEFEKAFQINPQTAVNTLATRLMKSPHFGERWAAWWLDVARFADTVGFHGDQNQRIFPYRDYVIAAFNSNKRFDQFTLEQLAGDLLPHPTTEQLVATGFNRLNMMTREGGAQPKEYLAKYQADRVRTVGGTWMGATLGCAECHDHKFDPYTARDFYSMSAYFADVKQFGVYASYGYTPVEELKGWSNEHPFPPEILVDSPYLKTRLEKLRSQMQQLALHAIQAAPAAQVASWRQETLAVLTRSQDPWQIPPLEASTRLAPPTKKGAPPPKPAKEAPPPPPDPSTITQMPDGSLLIAAKAAQATTVTFKPEPGRIAAVKIELLPRASHQDSLELSGTANGLMIAPAFSHRPAATEKDTPLAVFFADADVKEPLYAGTVEKPGVTAGWKTSAKQAKSKQTAVWLLDVPVEVKADETFTVRIPNHNAGCLRISLARIAPLSPLAENWQLPLMEALKKGDLKDVTLAQAWLRQSGQSPEAKTTWQGLHDQVLECNEGKAWTQVTVPIKAPLTIRRLPRGNWMDETGEICPPAPPQFLTGGSAKEGSRQSRLDLARWLTSAENPLTARTFVNRLWKQFFGNGLSQAVDDLGAQGETPSHPELLDWLAVEFRDSGWDIQHLMQLIVTSHTYLQDSRTRPELKDADPGNRLLAFQNPRRLEAEFVRDNALFAAGLLNLDLGGPSVKPYQPGGYYENLQFPSRDYLASTDDRQWRRGVYMHWQRTFLHPMLANFDAPARDECTATRNVSNTPQQALTLLNDPTFVEAARTLAEKLPAGSDADRLRIIFQRTLARQPKPAEETSLLGFLKSQREVFQTTPEDAKKLLTTGIRPAPSGDLPELAAWTSLCRVVLNLHETITRY; this is encoded by the coding sequence ATGAAGTCACGACTGCTCCTATTCCTGGCCCTTGCCACCGCCACCCAGGCTGCGCCTGGAGGGAATCTGCGCTACAACCGCGACATCCGCCCCATCCTCTCTGACTACTGCTTTGCCTGCCACGGGCCGGATAAAAACCACCGCGAGGCAGATCTGCGCCTGGATGTGCGGGAGGCGGCGATCGAGATGAAGGCCATCCTGCCGGGCAAACCCGAGGAAAGCAGCATCCTAGAGCGCATCCACAGCCACGATGAGGATGATGTGATGCCGCCTCCGGAATCGAAAAAAACACTGACCGAGGCCCAAAAGACCCTACTGGCCGAATGGATACGCCAAGGGGCCGAATACGAGCCGCACTGGTCTTACACACCTCTGGTTAGGCCCAATCTCCCGCCCACGAAAAAAGCCCAAGGCCATGCCAACCCGGTTGATGCCTACATTCAGGACACCCTTCAGAAAAAGGGCATCTCCCCTTCCCCCCTGGCCGCACCACGCACCCTGGTGCGGCGGCTCAGCCTGGACCTTGTGGGCCTGCCTCCCACCCCTGAGGAAGCGGCCGAATTTGAAAAGGCCTTTCAGATCAATCCCCAGACAGCCGTGAACACCCTGGCAACCCGGCTGATGAAGTCGCCCCACTTTGGCGAACGCTGGGCGGCCTGGTGGCTGGATGTCGCGCGCTTTGCCGACACCGTCGGTTTTCATGGCGACCAGAACCAGCGCATCTTTCCCTACCGCGATTACGTCATTGCCGCTTTCAATTCTAACAAGAGGTTTGACCAATTTACGCTCGAGCAGCTCGCGGGCGATTTGCTGCCCCATCCCACGACGGAACAACTGGTGGCCACAGGCTTCAACCGCCTCAACATGATGACCCGCGAGGGCGGTGCCCAGCCGAAGGAATACCTGGCCAAATACCAAGCCGACCGCGTGCGCACCGTGGGTGGCACCTGGATGGGGGCCACGCTCGGCTGCGCGGAGTGTCACGATCACAAGTTCGATCCCTACACCGCCCGTGATTTCTACTCCATGTCCGCCTACTTTGCCGATGTGAAGCAGTTCGGCGTCTATGCCAGCTACGGTTACACGCCCGTCGAAGAGCTGAAGGGCTGGAGCAACGAGCACCCCTTCCCGCCTGAGATCCTGGTGGACAGCCCCTACCTGAAAACCCGCCTGGAAAAACTGCGCAGCCAGATGCAGCAGCTCGCCCTCCACGCCATCCAGGCTGCACCCGCCGCGCAGGTGGCCTCATGGAGGCAGGAAACACTGGCGGTGCTGACCCGCTCGCAGGATCCCTGGCAGATTCCGCCGCTGGAGGCATCCACCCGCCTGGCACCCCCAACCAAAAAAGGCGCTCCACCACCCAAACCTGCGAAGGAGGCTCCGCCGCCACCGCCAGACCCTTCCACGATTACCCAGATGCCGGATGGCAGCCTCCTCATCGCCGCCAAAGCCGCACAGGCCACCACCGTCACCTTCAAGCCTGAACCAGGACGCATCGCCGCCGTGAAGATCGAGCTCCTGCCCCGTGCTAGCCATCAAGACAGTCTTGAGCTTTCAGGCACCGCCAATGGCCTGATGATCGCCCCTGCCTTCAGTCATCGCCCGGCCGCTACCGAAAAAGACACCCCACTGGCCGTCTTTTTCGCCGATGCAGATGTCAAAGAGCCCCTCTACGCCGGCACCGTGGAAAAACCCGGTGTCACCGCTGGCTGGAAGACTTCAGCCAAACAGGCCAAAAGCAAACAGACTGCGGTCTGGCTACTGGATGTGCCCGTGGAAGTGAAGGCTGATGAGACCTTCACTGTCCGAATCCCCAATCACAATGCTGGCTGCCTGCGCATCTCCCTCGCCCGCATCGCCCCGCTCAGCCCGTTGGCAGAAAATTGGCAGCTTCCGCTCATGGAAGCTTTGAAGAAGGGCGACCTTAAAGATGTCACTCTTGCCCAGGCCTGGCTGCGGCAGTCTGGCCAAAGCCCAGAGGCCAAGACCACCTGGCAGGGCCTTCATGACCAAGTTCTAGAATGCAATGAAGGCAAGGCCTGGACCCAGGTGACGGTGCCCATTAAGGCCCCCCTCACCATCCGCCGCCTGCCGCGTGGCAACTGGATGGATGAGACCGGCGAAATCTGCCCGCCTGCCCCGCCGCAATTCTTGACGGGTGGTTCAGCCAAAGAAGGCAGCCGCCAGTCTCGTCTGGATCTGGCACGGTGGCTGACTTCGGCTGAAAATCCCCTGACAGCTCGCACCTTCGTCAACCGCTTGTGGAAACAGTTCTTTGGCAATGGCCTCTCCCAGGCCGTGGATGATCTGGGAGCCCAGGGCGAAACGCCCAGCCATCCTGAATTGCTGGATTGGTTGGCCGTGGAGTTTCGGGACAGCGGATGGGACATCCAGCATCTCATGCAACTCATCGTCACCAGCCACACCTACCTTCAGGACAGCCGAACCCGCCCAGAACTGAAGGATGCAGACCCGGGCAATCGCCTGCTCGCCTTCCAAAATCCACGCCGTCTGGAGGCCGAATTTGTGCGCGACAACGCCCTCTTTGCCGCCGGTCTGCTGAATCTGGATCTCGGCGGCCCCAGCGTGAAACCTTACCAGCCTGGAGGCTATTACGAGAATCTACAGTTCCCCAGCCGGGACTACCTGGCCAGCACCGATGACCGGCAATGGCGCCGGGGTGTTTACATGCACTGGCAGCGCACCTTCCTGCATCCTATGCTGGCCAACTTTGATGCCCCAGCCCGCGATGAATGCACCGCCACACGCAATGTCTCCAACACTCCGCAGCAGGCCCTCACCCTGCTGAATGACCCCACTTTCGTCGAAGCAGCCCGCACCCTGGCGGAAAAACTCCCCGCTGGCAGTGACGCTGACCGCCTCCGAATCATCTTCCAGCGCACCTTGGCACGTCAGCCCAAGCCCGCCGAAGAAACCAGCCTCCTAGGATTTCTCAAAAGCCAGCGGGAGGTCTTCCAGACCACCCCGGAAGACGCCAAAAAACTCCTCACCACGGGCATTCGCCCCGCTCCCTCAGGCGACCTCCCAGAACTCGCCGCCTGGACCAGCCTCTGCCGCGTGGTGCTAAACCTCCACGAAACCATCACCCGCTACTGA